GCCGCGCCGGCGCTCGACAAGAAGCTCAAGCACGACGTCGACGTCGTGGTCGACCGCATCGTCGTGAAGCCCGACCTCGGCAACCGCATCGCCGATTCGCTGGAGACCGCGCTGGAGCTGGCCGAGGGCCTCGCCGTCGCCGAGAACGCCGACACGGGCGAGCGCACGGTGTTCTCCGCAAAATTCGCCTGCCCGGTCTCCGGCTTCACGATCGAGGAGATCGAGCCGCGGCTGTTCTCGTTCAACGCGCCGCAGGGCGCCTGCCCGGCCTGCGACGGACTGGGCGTGAAGATGTTCTTCGATCCCGACCTCGTCGTGCCGGACGACCGGCTGTCGCTGTCGGAGGGCGCGGTCGCGCCATGGGCGGATTCGTCGTCGCAGTACTACGCGCAGACGCTGGAGAGCCTCGCCAAGCACTACAAGTTCAAGATGACGACGGCGTGGCGCGAGCTGCCGGCCAAGGCGCGGCAGGCGATCCTGCACGGCAGCGGCGCCGAGGCCGTGGTCATGCGCTACGACGACGGCATCCGCCAGTACCAGACGACCAAGCCGTTCGAGGGCGTGATCCCGAACATGAGCCGCCGCTGGAAGGAGACCGACTCGTCGTGGGTGCGCGAGGAGCTGCAGCGCTTCCAGAACGAGCAGCCCTGCGAGACCTGCGGCGGCGACCGTCTGCGACCGGAGGCGCTGGCGGTCAAGATCGGCGGCCTCAACGTCAGCCAGGTGACCCGCTTCGGCATCGGCGACGCGGTCGAATGGTTCGCCGGCCTGCCGGAGAAGCTGACCTCGAAGCAGCGCGAGATCGCCGCCCGCATCCTCAAGGAGATCAACGAGCGGCTCGGCTTCCTCAACAACGTCGGCCTGTCCTATCTCAACCTCAACCGCGCCTCCGGCACGCTGTCGGGCGGCGAGAGCCAGCGCATCCGGCTGGCGTCGCAGATCGGCTCCGGCCTGACCGGCGTGCTCTACGTGCTGGACGAGCCGTCCATCGGCCTGCACCAGCGCGACAACGACCGGCTGCTGAAGACGCTGACGCGGCTGCGCGATCTCGGCAACACGGTGATCGTGGTCGAGCACGACGAGGACGCGATCCGCGCCGCCGACCATCTCGTCGATATGGGACCGGCCGCCGGCGCCCATGGCGGCCGCATCGTCGCCGAGGGCACGCCCGCCGAGGTCATGCGCAACCCCGAGAGCCTGACCGGCCAGTACCTGTCGGGGTTCCGCCAGATCGAGGTGCCGCGCCAGCGCCGCCGGGGCGATCCCAAGCGCACGCTGACGATCCGGGGCGCGTCCGCCAACAACCTCCAGGGCGTCACGGCGCGTTTCCCGCTGGGTACCTTCATCTGCGTCACCGGCGTGTCGGGCAGCGGCAAGTCCACCCTGATCGTCGAGACGCTGTACAAGGCGCTGGCCAAGCGGCTGAACGGCGCGCGCGAGACGGCGGCGGCGCACGAGCGCCTCGACGGCGTCGAGCACCTCGACAAGGTGATCGACATCGACCAGTCGCCGATCGGACGGACGCCGCGCAGCAACCCCGCGACCTACACCGGCGCCTTCGGGCCGATCCGCGACTGGTTCGCGCAGCTGCCGGAGTCGACGGCGCGCGGCTACAAGCCGGGGCGCTTCTCGTTCAACGTCAAGGGCGGCCGCTGCGAGGCGTGCCAGGGCGACGGCATCATCAAGATCGAGATGCACTTCCTGCCCGACGTCTACGTCCAGTGCGACGTCTGCAAGGGCCGCCGCTACAACCGCGAGACGCTCGAGGTGCTGTTCAAGGGCAAGTCGGTCGCCGAGGTCCTCGAGATGACGGTCGACGAGGGCTGCGAGTTCTTCAAGGCCGTTCCGGTGATCCGCGACAAGCTGCTGACGCTGCAGCAGGTCGGCCTCGGCTACATCCATATCGGCCAGCAGGCGACGACGCTGTCGGGCGGCGAGGCGCAGCGCGTGAAGCTGTCGAAGGAGCTGTCGCGCCGCGCCACCGGCCGCACCCTCTACATCCTCGACGAGCCGACCACCGGCCTGCATTTCGACGACGTGCGCAAGCTGCTGGAGGTGCTGCACCGTCTGGTCGAGACCGGCAACACCGTGCTGGTGATCGAGCACAACCTCGAGGTCATCAAGACCGCCGACTGGATCGTCGACCTCGGCCCCGACGGCGGCGCCGGCGGCGGTCGTGTCGTGGCCGAGGGCACGCCGGAGGACGTCGCCGGGGTCGCCGAGAGTTTCACCGGCCAGTACCTTGCGCCGCATCTGCGCCGGACCGCGCCGCCCGCGTCGACGCCGGCCCGCAAGCGCGCGTGACGACCGGGCGGCGTCCATGGCCCTCCGCATCGGCGACCTCGATCCGACCCACGCCGGCGCCGCGCACGCGTTGACGACGGCGGTCGGCTGGACGCACCGGCTCGAGGACTGGGTGTCCGCGCTCGCGGTCGGCCGTGGGCTGGGCGCGTTCGACGACGACGGTACGCCCCGGGGCGCGCTGATGTGGTTCCCGTACGGCTCCGCCTTCGCGACGATCGGCATGGTGGCGGTCGATCCCGCGGTCCATCGCGGCGGCGTCGGCCGCGCGCTGATGGACCGGGCGGTCGCCGACGCCGGCGGCCGGTCGCTGATCCTGGTGTCGACCGCCGCCGGCCGCCGGCTCTACGAGTCGCTGGGTTTCCGCGTCATCGGCGCCAACGCCGCGCATGTCGGCGTCGCCGCGGCGACCGCGCCGGCCGATGGCGTCGAGGCCGGCGGCGCCCACGACACTCCCGCGTTGGTCGCCCTCGACGCCGCCGCGCAGGGCTATCCGCGCGAGGCGCTGGTGTCGGCGCTGGCGCGGGACGGCGAGATCGCGGTGGTGCGCGAGGACGGCGTCCCCATCGCCTTCGCGATCTGCCGCCTGTTCGGCAAGGGTCGCCAGGTCGGCCCGGTGATCGCCCGCGACGAGGGCCAGGCGCGCCTTCTGATCGCGTGGTTTCTGGCGCGCCATGCCGGCCGGACGCTGCGGATCGACGTGCCCGCCGACCATCCCGCGCTGGCGGCATGGCTCGTCGGACTCGGATTCCCGCGCGGCGGCGAATCGCCGTTCATGGTGCGCGGCGACGCGCCGTCGCCGACGGGTCCGGCCCGCCGCTACGCGCTGGTCAGCCAGGCGATGTGCTGAGCCGTCGGTTCGATCCGCTGTCGATTCCCTCCGGCGTCGCGCGTCTCTAGGATGACCACCACCGAGGGAGACCGGACATGGCGAAGTTCATGCTGCTGCTGCGCGACGATCCCAAGGCCTTCACCGCGCTGTCGCCGGCCGAGATGCAGGCGATCATCGGAAAATACCGCGCCTGGGCGCAGGGGCTGCGCGAGCGCGGCCAGCTCGCCGGTAGCGACAAACTGCGCGACGACCCCGGCAAGGTGCTGCGCCACGCCGGCACGCGGGTCGCGGTCAAGGACGGCCCCTACGCCGAGAGCAAGGAGCTGATCGGCGGGTACTTCGTCGTCGAGGCCGCCGACTACGCCGCCGCGGTCGAGATCGCGCGGGAGTGCCCGCATATCCGGCCCGGCGCGACGGGCACGATCGAGGTCCGGCAGATCCAGGAGATGTGAGCGTGGCGGGACCGGCGCCGGAGGCCATCGGCGCGCTGGTCGACCGCCTGTTCCGCCGTGAATCCGCCCGCATCGTCGCGACGCTGGCCCGGGCCCTGGGTCCCCGCCATCTCGACGTCGCGGAGGACGTCACGCAGCAGGCGCTCCTGCAAGCGCTGCGGACATGGCCGTTCCGCGGCGCGCCCGACGACCCGGCGGCGTGGCTCTACACGGTGGCGCGGCGCCTGGCGGTCGACGCGGCGCGGCGCGACGCGATCCTCCGGCGCCACGCGGACTCCATCGAGCGGGAGCTGTCGGCGCGCGCGCCGGCGGCGCCGGAGGCGCGATTCGCGGATGAACTCGCCGACGACGAGCTGCGCCTGCTTTTCATGTGCGCCCATCCGGCGCTGTCGGCCGAGATGCGGTTGGCGCTACTGCTGCGCACGGGCTGCGGCCTGTCGACCCGCGAGATCGCCGCCGGGCTGCTGCGCGAGGAGGCGACGGTGGCGCAATGGCTGGTGCGCGCGCGGCGGCGCGTCCACGAGCGCGGGCTGGCGCTCGACATGCCGTCCGCGGCCGAGCTGCCGGCGCGCCTCGCACCGGTCCTCGACGCGCTCTATCTCGCGTTCAACGAGGGCCACGGCGCCAGCGGCGGCGAGGCGCTGGTGCGCGCCGACCTGTGCGGCGAGGCGGTGCGGCTGGCGCGGCTGCTGGCCGGCCATCCCGTCGCCGGCAGGCCGGAGACGCAGGCGCTGGCGGCGCTGCTGCTGTTCCACGCCGCGCGGCTGCCGACCCGCGCCGACGGCGCCGGCGAGATCGTGCTGCTGGCCGAGCAGGACCGCGCGCGCTGGGACCACGCCGCCATCGCCGAGGGGTTCGCCCGGCTGGAACGCGCGGCGGCCGGCGCCCGGCTATCGGAGTTCCACCTGCTGGCGGGCATCGCCGCCGAGCACGCGCGCGCCGCCACCTTCGCGGCGACCGATTGGCGGTCGATCCTCGCCTACTACGACGCCCTGATCGCGGTCGCGCCGTCGCCGGTGCACCGCCTGAACCGCGCCGTGGCGCTGGCCATGGCCGACGGCCCCGCGGCCGGACTGGCCGAGGTCGAGGCGCTGGTGCGCGAGCCGGCACTGACCGGGTACTTCCTGCTGCCGGCGACGCGCGGCGAACTACTGCGCCGGCTCGGCCGGGACGCCGAGGCGGCGGACGCCTTCGCCGAGGCGTCGAGGCTGGCCGCGTCCGCGCCGGCGCGCCGCTTCCTGGACCGCCGGCGCGAGGCGCTCGGCGCCGCCTAGGCCTTGGCCGCGACGATCTCGACCTCGACAAGCATCTCCGGCGCGGCCAGTCCGCTGACCAGCACCAGGGTCGAGGCCGGATACGGATCGTGGACGTACTTGTCGCGCATCGAGCGGTAGGTACCGATGAAACGCCCGTCGGTGAGGTAGGCGTTGACCTTGATGATGTCGGCGTAGCTCATGCCGGCGTTGCGCAGGATCGCGCCGATGTTCTTCCACACCATGTCGCACTGCTTCTCGATGCCGGCCGCGATCTTGCCCTTCGAGTCGACGCCGACCTGGCCGGAGACGTAGAGCAGCCGGCAGCCGGGCGGCAGCTCGACCGCGTGGCTATATTTGCCCGCGAGGGCGACGCCCTTCGGGTTGTGGCGCTTGAACGTCATTTCTGGTTTTCCTCCCCGTCGTCATGAAGGCGGCCGCCGGCTTGGGTCCCGGACTGGTTGCGCCCCGGACTTCGCCGGACTATCTGTGCGCCGTAACGCTCCACCACGCATGACCGAACGGGGATGTAAGCCGTGTCGCGGGCCTTGATCAACCCCGTCCATGTCGTCGGCGGCGGCCTCGCGGGCAGCGAGACCGCCTGGCAGCTGGCGCGCGCCGGCATTCCCGTCGTCATCCACGAGATGCGGCCCGCGCGCGGCACCGAGGCGCACCTCACGGAGTCCCTGGCCGAGCTGGTCTGCTCCAACTCGTTCCGCTCCGACGATTCCGAGCACAACGCGGTCGGGCTGCTGCACGAGGAGATGCGGCGCGCCGGCTCGCTGATCCTGCGCGCCGCCGACACGCACAAGGTCCCGGCCGGCGCCGCTCTGGCGGTCGACCGGCACGGGTTCTCGGCCGCCGTCCAGGCCGCGCTCGAGGCCGAGCCGCTGGTCGAGATCCGCCGCGCCGAGATCGCCGGCCTGCCGCCGGCGGAATGGGACAGCGTCGTCGTGGCGACCGGTCCGCTGACCTCGCCGGCGCTGGCGGGCGCCATCCTCGGGCTCACCGGCGCCGACAACCTCGCCTTCTTCGACGCCATCGCGCCGATCGTCCACAAGGACAGCGATCGACTTCGGCGTCGCCTGGTTCCAGTCGCGCTACGACAAGCCCGGACCCGGCGGCACCGGCGCCGACTACATCAACTGCCCGCTCGACCGCGACCAGTACTTCGCCTTCATCGACGCGCTGATCACCGGCGAGAAGACGGAGTTCAAGCAGTGGGAGAAGGACACGCCGTACTTCGACGGCTGCCTGCCGATCGAGGTGATGGCGGAGCGCGGCCGCGAGACGCTGGCGCACGGACCGATGAAGCCGGTCGGGCTCACCGACCCCCGCACCGGGCGGCGCGCCTTCGCGGTGGTGCAGCTGCGCCAGGACAACGCGCTGGGCACGCTCTACAACATCGTCGGCTTCCAGACCAAGCTGCGCCACGGCGAGCAGACGCGCATCTTCCGCATGATCCCCGGTCTCGAGAAGGCGGAGTTCGCCCGCCTCGGCGGCCTGCACCGCAACACCTTCCTCAACAGCCCGCGCCTGCTCGACGGCGCGCTGCGGCTAAAGGCCGATCCGCGTCTGCGCTTCGCCGGCCAGATCACCGGTTGCGAGGGCTACGTCGAGAGCGCGGCCATCGGCCTGCTGGCCGGCCGCTTCGCCGCCGCCGAGCGCCTCGGGCGACCGGTCGTGGCGCCACCGCCGACGACGGCGTTCGGCGCCATCCTGCGCCACATCACCGGCGGCGCGGTGGCCGACACGTTCCAGCCGATGAACGTGAATTTCGGCCTGTTCCCCGATCTTCCGGCGGTGCCCGGCGCGAAGCGCCCGCTCCGCGGCAAGGAGAAAAAGCTGGCGCTGACGCGCCGCGCGCTGGCCGATCTCGACGCGTGGCTGACGCCGGCGCGGGCGGCGGCGGAGTAGCGGCGCTGCGGACGCGCGGAGGTCGCCATGACGGATGAAGCGCCGGCGCCCCCGCCCAGCGACGTGGCGTTCACGCCGTCGGTCAAGGCGGCGCAGGAGCGGCTGGGATCGCGCGCGCACCATCTGCGGCAGGAGCGCGACCGCCCGTGGGCGACCGGCGTCACGCCGAACCTCGCGGAGTTCCTGGCATTGGTCGACACGTTCTTCCTCGCCACCGCGACGGCCGCCGGCCAGCCCTACATCCAGCACCGCGGCGGGCCGCCCGGTTTCCTGAAGCCGCTCGACGGCCGCACGCTGGGCTTCGCCGATTTCCGCGGCAACCGCCAGTACGTCACGGTCGGCAACCTCGCGGAGAACGACCGCGTCCACATCTTCATCCCCCACCATGCGACGCGGCAGCGCATCAAGCTGTGGGGCGGCGCGCGCATCGTCGAGGACGATGCCGACCTGATGCGCCGCCTCGCCGTGCCGGGCTACGACGCCCGGATCGAGCGCGCGGTGCTGTTCACGGTCGAGGCGTGGGACGTGAACTGCCCGCAGCATATCGTCGCGCGCTACAGCGAGGCGGAGATCGCGCCGGCGGTCGACAAGCTCACCGCCCGCATCCGCGAGCTGGAGGCGGAGAACGCCGCCCTGCGCGCGGCGATGCGCGAACCGGCGCCGTAGCCGACGCCTTCACGGCCCGCCGCGCCGCGTCAGGCGCAGCGCGAGTGGCCGCAGTTGAGGCAGACGTCGCAGCCCTCGCGGTGGGTCAGCGCGGCGGCGCCGCATTGCGGGCACTGCGCGAAGCCGCGCGGCGCGGCGGCGCCTTCCGGGCCGGGCTCGCGCGCGGGGGCGCCGGCGACCAGCGCGATCTTGGCGTCGGCGGGATCGGCGGCGAGCGGCTTCTGGCCCGGCGACAGGAACCCGATCTCGACCATGTGGCGCTCGATCACCGCGCCGATCGCGGCCAGCAGGCTGGGCACGTAGCGGCCGTCCATCCACTGCCCGCCGCGCGGGTCGAACACCGCCTTCAGCTCCTCGACCACGAACGACACGTCGCCGCCCCGGCGGAACACGGCGGAGACCATGCGCGTCAGCGCCACGGTCCAGGCGTAGTGCTCCATGTTCTTGGAATTGATGAAGATCTCGAACGGCCGGCGGCGGCCGTCCTGCACGATGTCGTTGAGCGTGATGTAGATGGCGTGGTCGCTGCCCGGCCATTTGATCTTGTAGGTGCTGCCCGGCAGCTCCTGCGGCCGCTCCAGCGGCTGGGCGATGTAGACGACACCGTCGCGGCTCGCGGGCTTGACCGGGGGCGCGGGCGGCGATCCCGCGGACGGCGCCGCGACGGTCTGCAGCACCGCGCCGGTCACGGCGTTCGGCCGGTAGGTCGTGCAGCCCTTGCAGCCCGCGCGGTACGCCTCGGCGTAGACGTCCCTGAACGCCTCGAACGAGATCGTCTCCGGCAGGTTGATGGTCTTGGAGATCGAGCTGTCGATATGCTTCTGCGCCACCGCCTGCATCGCCAGATGGGCCTCCGGCGTCAGGCCCTGCGCGTCGACGAACGCCGCGGTGGGCACCGCGTCGGCGCCGCGCAGGTGGCGGTAGAGGCGCAGCGCGTAGTCCTCGACCGTCTCCGTCGTCCTCGACCCGTCGGGCTGGATCACGGTGCGGGCGTGCGCGAAGGCGAACACCGGCTCGATGCCCGACGAGACGTTGTCGGCGACCAGCGAGATCGTCCCGGTGGGCGCGATCGAGTTCAGGAGCGCGTTGCGGATGCCGTAGCGGCCGATCGCCGTGCGCACGTCCTCGTCGAGACCGCGCACCGTGGCGCCGGCGAGGAAGCGCGCGCGGTCGAACAGCGGGAACGATCCCTTCTCGGCCGCGAGGTCGGTCGACGCGAGGTACGAAAGGCGCCGCAACGCCGCCAGCCATTCCCCGGTCAACCGCACCGCCTCGGGCGAGCCGTAGGCGACGCCGCACATGATCAGCGCGTCGGCCAGCCCGGTGACGCCGAGACCCATGCGGCGCTTGGCGCGCGCCTCCTCGCGCTGCGACTCCAGGGGAAAGCGCGACAGGTCGATGGCGTTGTCGAGCATGCGCACCGCGAGCGGCACGAGCTCCTCCAGCACCGCCATGTCGAGCGCGGCGTCCGGCGCGAACGGCCGCGCCACGAGCCGCGCCAGATTGATCGACCCCAGCAGGCAGGCGCCGTAGGGCGGCAGGGGCTGCTCGCCGCAAGGATTGGTGGCGCTGATGGTCTCGCAGTACGCGAGGTTGTTGGCGCGGTTGATCCGGTCGATGAAGATCACGCCCGGCTCGGCGACGTCGTAGGTCGCGCGCATGATCCGATCCCACAGCGCGCGCGCCTTGACCGTGCGGAACGTCCGTCCGCCGAAGCTCAGCGCCCAGTCGGCGTCGGCGTCGACCGCCGCCATGAAGGCGTCGGTCATCAGCACCGAGAGGTTGAAATTGCGCAGCCGGCCGGGCTCGCGCTTGGCGTCGACGAACGCCTCGATGTCGGGGTGGTCGCAGCGCAGCGTCGCCATCATGGCGCCGCGGCGGTGGCCCCGCGCTCATGATCGTGCGGCACATCGCGTCCCACACGTCCATGAAGCTGAGCGGGCCCGAGGCGTCGGCGCCGACCCCGCGCACCGGCGCCCCGCGCGGCCGCAGGGTCGAGAAATCGTAGCCGATGCCGCCGCCCTGCTGCATGGTCAGCGCGGCCTCCTTGAGGCTCTCGAAGATGCCGCCCATGTCGTCGGGGATCGTCCCCATGACGAAGCAGTTGAACAGCGTGACGTCGCGGCCACTGCCGGCGCCGGCCAGGATCCGGCCGGCGGGGATGAAGCGGAAGTCGCGCAGCGCGCCGTGGAACCGCTCCGCCCACAGCGCCGGGTCGCGCTCGCCAGTCGCCAGCGCCGTCGCGACGCGCCGCCACGTGTCGTCGACATCGTTGTCCACAGCGGCGCCGTCACCGGCCCGCAGGCGGTACTTCATGTCCCAGATCCGGGTCGCGATCGGGGCCGGGGTCAGAGGGCCGTCGCCCATCGAACGCTCCATGGCGCGGAAACGCGCGACCGGCATGAGTCCGGACGCTTCGTTTCGATGTATTCTAGGTTACGAGGGAGATTAAGCGTACGCCCATGAGGCGGCGTGGTCAATAAAAGTTTCCCGTTTTGTTCTTTTGAGGGCGCGAATTATCAACAGAGTGCGAAGTCGCAACTCGTTGATGAACGGTCGTTTTCCAGAGGCGTCCCCAACGTTTCCCACATCGCGTCGCCGGCTACCGCGTCCCGCTACCGACGTGTCCCGGAACCCGCCGCGAGGCGGCGCGAGCCGGCCTCGATCCGCTCGCGCAGGGTCTCCATGAACGCCTCCCGGCGCAGCCCTGGCGGGATCGGCGGCAGGATTTCGACCTCGATCAAGCCCGGCTTCTTGAGGAAGGTGCGGCGGCCCCAGAACAGCCCGGAATTGAGCGCTACCGGCACGACCGGCAGCTTGAGCTGCGAATACAGCGCGGCGACGCCGGGCTGGTAGGGATGGTCGGCGCCGACCGCCGTCCGCGTTCCCTCGGGAAAGATGAGGATCCGCCGTCCGCCGTCGGCGGCGGCGCGCGCGTCTCGCAGGATGGCGCGCAGCGCCGCCGTCCCCGCCTTGCGGTCGATGCCGACGTTTCCGGCGCGCCACATCATCCAGCCGACGACGGGAATCAGGAACAGCTCGCGCTTGAGCACGATGGCGGCGTCTGGAAACACGACGTTGAACGCCAGCGTCTCCCAGGTCGACTGGTGCTTGGCGGCGACGATGTACGGGCCGTCCGGCAGCCGCCGCGCGCCGTGCACGACATGCCGCAGTCCGCAGGTCCAGCGCAGCAGCAGCAAGGTGCCCCGCACCCAGAGGCGCGCGTAGGCGCGCACGGCCGGCGCCGGCAGCAGCAGCACCGGCAGTCCGACGACGGCCAGCAGCGCCGACCACGCGTAGAAGCCGGCGTTGAAGAGGAGTGATCCGAGATGGTTCATGGCCGTCGCGATCCTAGAGCGCCGGCCGGCGCGCCGCCATCACCCACCGGCGCCGCCGAGATAGGCCGCGACCGCGGCCGCGAGATCGGCGTGGACGGCGACCGGCAGCAAATCGGCCGGCACGCCGGCGGCCTGCGTGGCGGCACCTTTGCCGGTGCGCACCAGAACGCGCGGACAGCCCGCCGCCTTCGCCGCCTGGAGATCGCGCAGATCGTCGCCGATCATCGGCGTCTCGGCCGCCGACGCGCCGAACCGTCGTAACGCCTCGCGCAGCATGCCGGGGTTGGGTTTGCGGCGTTCGCCGGCGCGGTCCGGCGGGTCGACGCATTCGAACACGGCGTCGAGCCGCGCGCCGGCCTCGCGCGCCAGACGTTCGCGCATCTCGAGGTGGATGCGGTCGAGCATGTCCTGGCCGATCACGCCGCGCCCGACGATGGACTGGTTCGTGACGACGGCGACGCGCACGCCGGCCTCGTTCAGCCGCGCGATCGCCGCGGCGGCGCCGGGGATGAGGATCAGCTCGCCCGGCGTCTTGACCGAGTCGGCCCGGTCGACGTTGATCGTGCCGTCCCGATCCAGAAGCACCAGACGGGCCATCCCCGCTCCGTTGTTGTATGGCCATTTCTGGTCATCTACATTCCGGCCAGCAATAAATCTGGTATCGTCGCCCGATGCAAATCACCTGCCCGAACTGCTCGGCGCGCTACATGGTCGATCCGGCGGCGATCGGCGCCAACGGCCGCACGGTCCAGTGTTTCCGATGCGGCCACAAGTGGTTCGAGCGGCCGGCGAGCGCCAAGCCGGCCGACACCGAGGCGGGCGCGACGGCACCGGAACGTCCGGGAGCGCCGCACGCCGCCGAGAAGGCGGTTCCGGACGTCGTCATCCGCCCGGCGAATCCGGCCGAGGCGCCGTCCCTGCCGAGCGTCGCGGTAGAGGAGCGCGGAACGCCGGGTTGGCTCAAGATCGTGATCGGCGCGCTGGTCCTGCTCGCCCTGATCGGCGCCGCCGGCTACCTGCTGCGCAACCAACTCGGACCAACGGGCGGGCAGGCGCCGGGCGCCACGACGGGCAAGAGCGCGAAGACGCCGCCGGGCGGCGGCCCGTGCGCGGCGCCGGGCATCGTGGTCAAAGCCCCCGCCCAGCACGCCTCGATCGAGATCGTCGGCGCCAAGGCGACCGCGATGGCCGGTCCCGACGGCGGACAGACCACGGTGGTCGGCGGCGACATCCTCAACACCGGCGGCGCCGACGTGATGATCTGCCGCCTGTGGTTCGTGTTCAAGGACGGCGCCGGCAAGCCGATCGCGGAGAAGAACTACGCTCTGGCCGAGGGGATCGTGGCGCCGGGCGGCCGCGCGCCGTTCGAGGTCAAGGTCTCCGACGCGCCGAACGGCACCGTGAGCTTCGACCTCGTGGTCGAGGCCGGCGGCTGATCCCAGCCGCGTCCATGCCCGCGCCCGACGCGATCGCCGTCCGCATTCCCGCCGCCGAGATCGCCGCGCGCGTCGAGGCGCTGGCCGGCGAGGTCCGCGCCGCGCTGCCCGACGACACGCTGATCGTGCCGATCCTGACGGGCAGCTTCATCTTCGCGGCCGACCTGGGTGCGCGCGCGCTGGCGCGCGCCGGCGCCGACTGGCCGCTCGATTTCATGACCCTGTCGAGCTACGGCGCCGGCGTGGACTCGCGCGGCCATGTGTCGGTGGTGCGCGACCTGCGCGAGGACGTCGCGG
The genomic region above belongs to Rhodospirillales bacterium and contains:
- the hpt gene encoding hypoxanthine phosphoribosyltransferase, which encodes MPAPDAIAVRIPAAEIAARVEALAGEVRAALPDDTLIVPILTGSFIFAADLGARALARAGADWPLDFMTLSSYGAGVDSRGHVSVVRDLREDVAGRAVLIVEDILDTGTTLAFARDLLAARGAREVRICALLDKPARRRVEVAADFTGFQIGDEFVVGYGLDHAGRHRGLPYIGVVGG